In a single window of the Elaeis guineensis isolate ETL-2024a chromosome 6, EG11, whole genome shotgun sequence genome:
- the LOC105046625 gene encoding early nodulin-like protein 17 — protein sequence MEASRRRMAVVMPLLPLLFLAFATVSADRFTVGDSKGWNPGVNYTEWEKKHSPFHVGDWLVFYYQSGMADVVQVDEAAYNKCDASNPISNYSKGRSYAFELNHTKRYYFICSYGYCFGGMKLSIKAEPLPPPSPPPSHKPSAAPSLVPRSAAAVTLAISAALLQLL from the exons ATGGAAGCATCGCGGCGGCGAATGGCGGTGGTGATGcccctcctccctctcctcttcctGGCCTTCGCCACCGTCTCCGCCGACAGGTTCACGGTGGGCGACTCCAAGGGCTGGAACCCCGGCGTCAACTACACCGAATGGGAGAAGAAGCACAGCCCTTTCCACGTCGGCGACTGGCTTG tgTTTTACTACCAGTCGGGGATGGCGGACGTGGTGCAGGTGGACGAGGCGGCGTACAACAAGTGCGACGCCTCCAACCCCATCTCCAACTACAGCAAGGGAAGGAGCTACGCCTTCGAGCTCAACCACACCAAGCGCTATTACTTCATCTGTAGTTATGGCTACTGCTTCGGAGGGATGAAGCTCTCCATCAAGGCCGAGCCCCTCCCCCCGCCTTCCCCTCCCCCGTCCCACAAGCCCTCCGCCGCCCCCTCTCTTGTCCCCAGATCCGCCGCGGCCGTGACTCTCGCCATCTCCGCCGCTCTACTTCAATTACTGTGA